The Amphiura filiformis chromosome 6, Afil_fr2py, whole genome shotgun sequence genome segment GCCATGCATCTAGGTAGTCTCGCCCATAATCGTTTCTGCAGGTCTCATCCATTGCTTGCCAGAGTTGATCTGGATAGCCATCAAGGTGTTTGACGATTGCTGTACATTTACCATAGTGGCCTGGTTCGACAAGTACGACCTAAAAGAGAAGAAATGGTATTAGAGGCCTACATGAAAGCACATTGGCACTATACTATAGCCAGTCGGATAGCCAGTCGGATTGGTAACATTACATGATATACAAACATTTACTGTATAAAAGTTATCAGCGAGTCGCGTCACCAGCTAGCCCGACAGCAAAATTACTGAAGCTATCGGCTGTCGGGACTCGGGATAATGTTGAAGTAGGCTTACATATCCTATACATGCAAAAGAGTGCAAACCACTGCATCCAAAAGAATGAGCTTTATTCACATATTATATCGACGTATGTCGTGtggaaagttaaattttactctTTTGGAGAGTTTTTACATTTAGATAGTATGGACTCAAAATCTAAAACCATCTTCCTCATGTATTACAAGCTATGCCCTCTCATTATCCGCACCTTTCTTAATTCGCCATTGATTTGCCATTTGGTGAATTGAAAGTGGGACAGGTGTAACTTTATTAGAATATATTCGCATTAGCTAACATCATAAGTGTTAGTCAAATGACTTACCTTGACATTCCACTTATGCATCTCATATCTGAGAGCATCCGTATAACATTCAATTGCATATTTGGTCATACAGTATGGTGCATTAGTAGGTATGGTCCATAAACCAGATATACTTCCAATATTTACTATTCTGCCTGCACAAGGAGGAAGAAGGATAGAAAGgaccagaagaagaaagaaaataagatgaagaagatgatgacgaAGAACAGGATGAAAACGAAGATGACGAACGGTgacgaagaagaaaaaagaagtcGAAGGTGAAGATGAAGGAGACATGAAATGTAAGAAAAGACAAAGAAACAATGGAAGAGGAATAaaaatgaaaggaaaatacattagGAGGGGATAAATAAAGGTATGTGAATATAAAATCAGCTCAACCTGGTAAGTTTGTCAAGAATTTACCAATCCTTATATTCGAATTGAAAGTATCCATTGATAGACATTTAACGCTTTAGAACCCGCTTTCTATCCACACACCCATTTCCAAACGCACAAAATCACAAACGTACAAAGCGGTTGTTTGCGCTTTACCTTTACTCCGTCGTATCATAGGAAGAAAAGCCTTTGTAACTCTGATCATTCCGTAGATGTTAATCTCAGCAACGTTTTGAAACATTTCAGCTGATGCCCATTCTATTTCACTCCATCGCCATATTCCAGCATTGTTAACAACTGCGTAAAGCTCTAGATCATGTCAAAGGTGGATTGAAAAAACGGATTGACAATTATTACGTGAATATTATAATATCTAGGAATTGTAAACGCTCTTACATAGAGGCTGTACTCAAACGTCCTTGCCTCCATCTCGCATTCTTATTCCAAGCCTTTATTGTCTGataaattttgcacattttaacGTGTTTTTTCGTCGCCAAAATTAtgttccaaaaattgcttgaccctcCCCCCTTTTTGCTCGCCCACAAATTGTTTGACCCTCTCCTTTTGGGGCTTGTCATAGATTTCAAATCAACATCAATCTTACCGTGTTCTTGGAGGTTTTGGGAAAGGAAGTCCTTTGCAGAGTTGACGGAAACATTGGATGTGACGTCACATGGAACGACCAGTAAATTGTTAATAGATTTGGATAATAGTTGACGAGCACCTGCACCATCTGTAAAATGCAAGAAAGGAGCTCATATTGTATCATCTGCTTGACGTGTATGAGCTTTATATGTGTCCATTCGCGGATGTGGATGGGTGTCATGGGGGAGGGGATGCATCATGCCCGGGGCATCATGTTGCATATAGCCAGGGGAAGCCGGGGTTGACGTGTATGAGCTTTATATGTGTCCATTCGCGGATATGGATGGGTGTCATGGGGGAggggatgcatcatgttgcatatAGCCAGGGGAGAATTTCCCCCTATTATAATTCCAGGACGAaggggtcaattttcaaaatttaaaattatgtGGCAGCTACTTTGTCTCGTAATAACATCAGTGGCGAagatttcttgttgacattggGGGTGGGATGGGGTTTGGGGAAAAATTAGTAATCCAGAATttataagtttatggtacaaatgcgcgcaaacccATATTTTGCCATAATGaggctaaaatgatgaaatatggtgcaaaagcggAATATATTTGCgcgaaacccacatacaggcatcaatattgggggggtgattgtatggaccatcccctggcaaaatatggggggttaTCCCCCAGATTTACGCCTATGAATCACATACACTATATTTATACGTATGTCCATTTTACTCCCTACAATATTTCTTCCCTCACATCGGACGACTTTATCAGGTTTTGTTTCATTGTGGCATTACAATActcaaacaaatattttttctgacgGTACCGTtttttcagagacaccctgtatgatacCCGGGCAAATCCACCCCCCCACCACCCCCCCTAACCAGCTTGTGCACCAGAATATTAATAAGTCCTACTTACTAGGTACAAGACATCCAGCAAACACTTTGAAGCCAAGTTTGTCTAGTCTACATGCTAACTCATGACCAAAACCGGTGTCACAACCTGTTATAAACACAGCCCGACCCTGCGGGGTTTCCCGTCCGCGGGGTATCAATTTAGCTGCTACGTATACTCCACCACATGCAATACATAACGCAATAAAATATGAACCAATACTCTGCTCAACTAGAATGACCAGATAGGCCAAAAGAAAAAGCAGAAATGAACAGGTAAAATAGGTGACAGGACCGACAgccattttggtatatcaatttgAACTTTGAGCTATAGGTATCAATCTATTGACTCAAGATTAATCAAACTTCTTCcccgcatgatgcagtcatgtctacagtagaattcacctcgacctttgcaggacttaaaccccattaaaagctattaaaccaagataacactcattgaaacagctcaactgattaaatcggatcttctctggctgtgcacatgtgtctgttttatatgtgcgatatagcaatgagctgctataatacagcttcagttgggtaaccgattataaaggaaacgcaaggaaacaatggtagtggacctttgttcacgaaatgagacaatggcctgctttttgttaaccagtattcttgaaaatgagcaacataatgattgttgacttaagggctggggtatgaacgtttggacagtatttattgtgggacattagagcacatcagacatatcgaattgcattctgaatacgaagaatgtcattctgatatcaaataattttgatttttgaaattcgcaattcaatacacattttatggcaaatcattaaaattgatattttgatatttaacagtacttgaagtaaactttataaatctgatgatttatacttaaagtgtatgtaggtgggatgaaaagccgacgatcaattgaaaatttggacctttcgtattgaagatatggattttttcccaaaacaccaaaaaaaattaggtcttttgggaaaaaatccatgtcttcaatatgaaaggtcaaaattttcaattgaccgtcggcttttcctccctgctacatacactttaagaatatgtcattagatttatattcgaggactgttatatatcaaaaatttgaaaaatatcaaatttttataatttgtcataaaatttgtattatattgtgattttcaaaaatgaaaattatttgatatcagaaagacatgcttcgtattcagaatgcaattcgataggtctg includes the following:
- the LOC140155071 gene encoding D-beta-hydroxybutyrate dehydrogenase, mitochondrial-like, whose amino-acid sequence is MAVGPVTYFTCSFLLFLLAYLVILVEQSIGSYFIALCIACGGVYVAAKLIPRGRETPQGRAVFITGCDTGFGHELACRLDKLGFKVFAGCLVPNGAGARQLLSKSINNLLVVPCDVTSNVSVNSAKDFLSQNLQEHELYAVVNNAGIWRWSEIEWASAEMFQNVAEINIYGMIRVTKAFLPMIRRSKGRIVNIGSISGLWTIPTNAPYCMTKYAIECYTDALRYEMHKWNVKVVLVEPGHYGKCTAIVKHLDGYPDQLWQAMDETCRNDYGRDYLDAWQQYYKEAMIACYPDPSPVVDAMVDAVTSRNPKHRYLVGALWTTYFEAYWNMMLPSWLTDRQQIRIADSVAIPAALTKSKSS